A segment of the candidate division KSB1 bacterium genome:
TTGTGGGGCTTGTTTTGGTGCTCACATGGGAGTCATGGGGGAAGATGAGGTCGGTGTATTTACAACCAACAGGAATTTTGTCGGTAGAAACGGCCACACTTCAGCTAAGGTTTATTTGGTGAGTCCGGCAGTGGCCGCAGCAACAGCGATTCGCGGGGTAATCACGGACCCGCGCGAAGTGCTGAATTAACGCTAACCGATAGAAAGAACTCAGTGACAACGGCTCAAGAGGTGAACGATGTCGCGATAGTAGGGGCAGGCCCCGGAGGGCTTGCCTGTGCAATCGCAGCTCAAAAGCACAACCTGAATTACCTGGTAATCGAAAAAGGGTGCCTTGTAAATTCGGTCTTTTATTTTCCCACCAACACGACTTTGTTTTCAACTCCCGAATTACTCGAAATAGGCGGCATTCCGTTTATTATACCGGCTGAAAAGCCTTCGCGGAGGGATCTGCTTGGATATTACCGAAGAGTTACGCAGCATTTTGATCTCAAGATCAATTTGAACGAGAAAGTCGAGTCGATTTCAGGACGAAAGGGCAATTTCCAAATTCAAACCAGTCGGGACAAAATTTATTCAGCGAAAAATATTGTCATCGCCACCGGGCAATATGACACCCCAAACCTGATGAGCATCCCGGGCGAGGACCTTGAGAAGGTGAGTCACTACTACACCGAGGCACATTCTTATTATCGCAAAAAAGTAGCGATCATCGGTGGCAAGAACTCTGCCGTCGAGGCAGCTCTCGATTTATACAGGCACGGCGCTAAAGTTACTGTCATTCATCGGGGAGATGATTTTGGCAAATCGGTTAAATATTGGATTTTGCCGGACATCAAAAATCGCGTAAAGGAAGGGAAAATTCGTGCCTATTTCAACACAACAGTTAAAGAGATTAAAGAAGACTCTTTGCTTGTTGAGAAAGACGGTGTCGAAACAGAGCTCGAAAATGATTTCGTGTTTGCCTTAACCGGTTACCGGCCGGATATGGGTTTTTTAAAAAACGCAGGTGTTGAGTTCGACTCCAAATTAACCCCGGTGCATGATGCAGAGACCTTTGAAACAAATGTTCCCGGGGTGTATATTGCCGGTGTCATAATAGCAGGATGTGAAGGCAGCAAAGTTTTTATCGAAAATACCCGTAATCATGGGACTAAAATCATAGGACATATAAATGGCTCAAACGTTTGATGTCGCGGTTATCGGCGGCGGCCCCGGAGGGTATGTGGCAGCCATCCGAGCCTCCCAATTGGGGCTGAAATGTGTCGTCATCGAGAAGGAGAAGCTGGGCGGACTTTGTCTGAATTGGGGGTGCATTCCCAGCAAGGCGTTGCTGCGCAGCGCTGAGGTTTACCACCTTATTCAGAATGCCTCAGATTATGGAATTTCAGTTGGCAGCCTTAAATTCGACTCAAAAAAAATCATCAAGCGCAGCCGGGACGCCGCGGATAAATTGAGCAAGGGCGTGCAGTTTTTATTGAGAAAAAATAAAATCGAGCATATCTCCGGAACGGGCGTCATTTCCAAACCAGGCGTGATCCAGGTTTCGGCTAACGGCAAAGCTCAGGAAGTTAAGGCGAGAAATATCGTTATCGCAACCGGGGGATTTACCCGTTCTTTGCCGGGTGTAAAAATCGATAAGAAAAAAGTCATCTCCAGTCGCGAGGCGCTGATTCTGGACAAATTGCCCAAATCGATTATCATTATTGGCGGCGGCCCGATTGGGATTGAGTTTGCTTATTTTTATAATGCATTCGGAGTTAAGTGCACGATCGTTGAGATGATGCCAGGTATCCTGCCGCTGGAAGACATCGAGCTGACCAAAATTCTAACCAGAAATTTTAAGAAGAACGGCATCGATATTTTAACAGAAACAAAGGTTGAATCTATTAAGACAAGTGCAAAAGGTGTGACTGTTAAAGTAAGCGGCAAAGGCGGAGCCGCTAAAGATTTGCAGGGAGATGTGGCTTTGATGGCCGTGGGATTTGGCGGTTTGGTTGAGGGTTTGGGACTGGAAAAGTTGGGCGTGAAGGTCGAGAAGAGTTTCATCAAAGTTGATGAAAATTATAAAACCAATGTTGACGGGGTCTATGCAATCGGTGATGTTATCGGCCCGCCGCTGCTGGCGCATGTCGCCTCTGCCGAAGGAATTTACCTGGTCGAAAAGCTGGCCGGTCAAAATCCAGCTCCGATAGATTATGATAATATTCCGGGTTGTACTTACTGCCAGCCGCAAGTCGCCAGCGTGGGCATGACCGAGCAAAAAGCAATTGATGCGGGTCACAAAGTTAAAGTCGGCCGCTTTCCATTTCTAGCGAATGGCAAATCCATCGCTATTGGGGAAACCGAAGGCCTGGTGAAATTGGTGTTTGATGAAAAATACGGTGAGCTTTTAGGCGCGCATATTATAGGTATCGAAGCAACCGACATGATCGCTGAATTAAGCGTAGCCAAAGCGCTTGAAACCACGCCAGCGGAAATTTTAAAAACCGTTCATGCCCATCCGACTCTTTCCGAGGCAGTGATGGAAGCCGCGGCGGATGCACTTGGAGAGGCGATTCATATCTAAAAACCAAATATCAAATATCAATTAACAAATAACGATTAACGATTAACCAATTCATGAAACAAGGTGTTTTAATAAAAGCCGGCCGTCTGGATTACCAGGCCGCCTGGGATTTGCAGAAGGAATTGTTTGAGCGTCGTTTGGCCGGTGATATCGAAGATACGCTTTTGTTGACCGAGCATCCGCACACCTACACGCTTGGTAAATCCGGTCAGGAGGAGAATTTAGTCGCTGACGAATTCGCTTTGAAGCGACAGGGAATTGAAGTTTTTCGAATTGACCGCGGCGGCGACATTACCTATCACGGTCCCGGACAAATCGTTGGCTACCCGATTCTGGATTTGCACCATCACTATCTCGATGTACATCGATTTTT
Coding sequences within it:
- the ypdA gene encoding YpdA family putative bacillithiol disulfide reductase, with translation MTTAQEVNDVAIVGAGPGGLACAIAAQKHNLNYLVIEKGCLVNSVFYFPTNTTLFSTPELLEIGGIPFIIPAEKPSRRDLLGYYRRVTQHFDLKINLNEKVESISGRKGNFQIQTSRDKIYSAKNIVIATGQYDTPNLMSIPGEDLEKVSHYYTEAHSYYRKKVAIIGGKNSAVEAALDLYRHGAKVTVIHRGDDFGKSVKYWILPDIKNRVKEGKIRAYFNTTVKEIKEDSLLVEKDGVETELENDFVFALTGYRPDMGFLKNAGVEFDSKLTPVHDAETFETNVPGVYIAGVIIAGCEGSKVFIENTRNHGTKIIGHINGSNV
- the lpdA gene encoding dihydrolipoyl dehydrogenase, whose translation is MAQTFDVAVIGGGPGGYVAAIRASQLGLKCVVIEKEKLGGLCLNWGCIPSKALLRSAEVYHLIQNASDYGISVGSLKFDSKKIIKRSRDAADKLSKGVQFLLRKNKIEHISGTGVISKPGVIQVSANGKAQEVKARNIVIATGGFTRSLPGVKIDKKKVISSREALILDKLPKSIIIIGGGPIGIEFAYFYNAFGVKCTIVEMMPGILPLEDIELTKILTRNFKKNGIDILTETKVESIKTSAKGVTVKVSGKGGAAKDLQGDVALMAVGFGGLVEGLGLEKLGVKVEKSFIKVDENYKTNVDGVYAIGDVIGPPLLAHVASAEGIYLVEKLAGQNPAPIDYDNIPGCTYCQPQVASVGMTEQKAIDAGHKVKVGRFPFLANGKSIAIGETEGLVKLVFDEKYGELLGAHIIGIEATDMIAELSVAKALETTPAEILKTVHAHPTLSEAVMEAAADALGEAIHI
- a CDS encoding 3-isopropylmalate dehydratase large subunit (catalyzes the isomerization between 2-isopropylmalate and 3-isopropylmalate in leucine biosynthesis), coding for SCTNGKIEDLRIAAGVLKGEKIHSKLRLVVVPATEQIYHEMLTEGLAEIFHEAGASIGPPTCGACFGAHMGVMGEDEVGVFTTNRNFVGRNGHTSAKVYLVSPAVAAATAIRGVITDPREVLN